GCTGGACTTGGTGGAGGGAGTGCGGACGCAGCTTGTGTCATTCGAATGATCGATGAAATGTACCAGTTAAATCTTACGGATGAAGCATTGATTCAGATTGCACGTCAAATTGATGAGGATACGCCTTATTGTCTTTTTAATCAACCGATGGTTGTGGAAGGGATTGGTGACGTATTAACACCTTTAGATTTGGATATGGATCTTTATTACCTTATTATCAAACCAAGTTTTGGTGTAAGTACGAAATCATTTTTAAAACGATTTAAAGACTTTACAGATTTAAAGATGTTTAATCGTTGTCTTGAGGCAATTCATACAAACGATTACAAGCTTTTAGTTGAAAATACGCATAATGATTTCCAACACCCTGTTATAAAACGCAATACAAGACTTAAGAAGGTAGTGCGAATTCTTGAGAAACAAGGTCTTGAAGGCGTTTGTATGAGTGGA
This genomic stretch from Erysipelothrix rhusiopathiae harbors:
- the ispE gene encoding 4-(cytidine 5'-diphospho)-2-C-methyl-D-erythritol kinase, producing MRKKAYAKITLYLHAEKRVDNMLHFKNIIVPIDLFDMVYLEKHDTMHIETDKTYLPNDKRNTVFKALMIMKRQFNLEDNFKVRIVKNIPAQAGLGGGSADAACVIRMIDEMYQLNLTDEALIQIARQIDEDTPYCLFNQPMVVEGIGDVLTPLDLDMDLYYLIIKPSFGVSTKSFLKRFKDFTDLKMFNRCLEAIHTNDYKLLVENTHNDFQHPVIKRNTRLKKVVRILEKQGLEGVCMSGSGTSIYGLSNQKEKVMEAYEALVLDYPFIKYGKILKSND